From Colius striatus isolate bColStr4 chromosome 27, bColStr4.1.hap1, whole genome shotgun sequence:
CTGGCAAAGCCTCCtgtggtggctgtgctggggtgaGCTCCTGTTCCCATACCAAGACACCAGACCAGTTCATTTTGGGCCATTCTCTGGCAAAGTTCTGGTTTCCCCCATAAATGAGAAGCAGTGGCAGTAAAGATGCTCTTGGGCTGCAGCATTTATTGGGGTGGTGGCAGCTCACCCTGAGCAGAGAGCAAACCCTAAGCTATCGCAGCAAGCAGCTACAGCAGGCTGGCCCAGGAGCTTcagaggcagctgagcagcagcttccccagcagAGCAGTGGCCAGCAGGCTGGGGGGGTGCAGGGCAGTGGCCCCCCCCCCGTTCCTGGAGCCCCTGGGAGCCCCGTTGCAGTCGTCGCTGAAGCAGCAGCGCAGGGTGGCTGCGCCCGAGCCGCCGTGCCGAGCCTGCTCACAGAAGGACTTGTAGGAGCAGGACTTGATGATGCTGTCTGCAAGGAAGGGCACAGGTAAAGTGTgtgtggaggggagggggtCAGGCAGCCCAGGGCAATCAGAGGCTTCTCTCTTTCCCCACTGAGCTGGGGGAAGGCAGAGCTCTGCGTTACAGGTGTGAAATCAAAGGCACACGGGACTGCCCAAGGGATGGTCACCCTGCTCCCAGCTAGGGCAGAGCACATggcacagccctgtgcccacctAGCCATGGCCACGGGTGAAAACACAGCCCAGGCTCCAGTGGAGCCAGGGAGCTTTTGGGAACCATCTCTGTAGCTCATCCCTGCTTCCCAGCACTAAAGGGAACCAGCTCCTGGTCTGCCCCAGTGGATCCTCTGCTTCCCCTCACCCTCTGGTCCCACACCCCAGCCCCTCCAgtcccccccagcacccctggtgcacccagcccagggccttACTGGGTGCAGTGATGGTGGAGCAGGCGTCAGCGTACTGGGGGCAGCTGTGGGAGCCCTGCTTGTTGCAGTCGTTCTCGTTGGCTGCGATGCATTTGTGGCATTTCAGAGCTTTACCTGCACAaagatggggaggaaggaggaggaagaggaggagtgagagcagcagcaatggCTGAGGGGCTCCATGgcccccagcacagagcaggggaGTATGAGAttgagcagcaggcagcagctttgGGGTGGGGGAATCTCTCCTGTCTGTGAAACTTGGTCAGAACTCCCCCAGTGTGACTCTGATGAGCTAAACTGGGCAGCCCAGCTCATCCGAGTCCTGACACTGCCAAAACCCCCTGGAACTGAGGGACCTGTGATCCCCCTGACACCAAATCCGGGCAATCATAAGATATTGTATTCAAATCTGCCTCCTTGTGCCAAATTTCCCTTTCCTGAGCGTTTTTGGGCAGGAGAAGGGAGGACTCCTCCACCCAGCCTCTGGGGGTGTCTTTAACAGCAGCTCCCCCCTTCCCTTGCCAGTGCCCAGGGGCACAAGTgcagtgccaggctgtgcctCAGGAAGGACAAATCATCTCCAAAGCGTCCTCAGAGGAGGCCAGAGGGATGTTAGATAAGAGCAGCCCCCGTGTGCGTCACAGCTGATAACAGGGGCAGGAGCTGTTGGAGCCTCTAGGGGAGGGAATTGCAGGGCTGCCAGAGGTCCCTGCAGGCTTTGGGAACCAGCTGAGCACACCTGGAagcattgctttcattttctggCACTAAGAGGCTTTAACTAGCAGCACTGGTTTAAATATCTGCAGGCAAAGGACCACTCACCTCACCCCTCtgccaaaaaacccccagaGCTGAAGGTTCTGCTCCTGCCTGAAGTGATGGGTTTGATGCTGGTGCTTAAGCCCCAGc
This genomic window contains:
- the LOC133628041 gene encoding prostate stem cell antigen-like: MLPGKALKCHKCIAANENDCNKQGSHSCPQYADACSTITAPNSIIKSCSYKSFCEQARHGGSGAATLRCCFSDDCNGAPRGSRNGGGATALHPPSLLATALLGKLLLSCL